A stretch of Rubinisphaera margarita DNA encodes these proteins:
- a CDS encoding zeta toxin family protein produces MEKPQLYVIAGPNGAGKTTFARDYLPDFVECREFLNADLIAAGLAPFAPETQNVQAGRLLLKRIEELAMKNASFGFETTLSGRTYARLFTNLRNSGYEISLFFLWLPTPDLAVRRVSNRVCQGGHHIEESDIRRRYVLGLQNLFELYNSRVDSMWFYDATLTPPLLVARKGTEEAAATIFDEARYQSIQSSRIR; encoded by the coding sequence ATGGAAAAGCCTCAGCTGTATGTTATCGCAGGCCCGAATGGTGCTGGGAAGACGACGTTCGCAAGAGACTACCTGCCTGATTTCGTCGAGTGCCGCGAGTTTCTCAACGCAGATCTTATTGCTGCCGGGCTGGCCCCCTTCGCACCAGAGACCCAAAACGTGCAGGCAGGACGTTTACTCTTGAAGAGAATCGAAGAATTGGCGATGAAGAACGCCAGTTTCGGATTTGAAACGACCCTATCCGGCCGAACCTACGCGAGGCTGTTCACCAACCTGCGAAATAGTGGTTACGAGATTTCGTTATTTTTTCTTTGGTTACCGACTCCTGATCTAGCTGTTCGACGAGTCAGTAACCGCGTTTGTCAAGGTGGGCACCACATCGAAGAATCCGATATCAGAAGACGGTATGTTTTGGGCCTGCAAAATCTGTTCGAGCTATATAATTCAAGAGTCGACTCAATGTGGTTTTATGATGCCACTCTGACACCCCCGTTGCTTGTGGCGCGAAAAGGCACTGAAGAGGCTGCAGCCACAATCTTCGACGAAGCACGATATCAGTCAATTCAATCATCGAGAATTCGGTAA
- a CDS encoding Gfo/Idh/MocA family oxidoreductase, translated as MCALDRRQFLKGSLAAGAFVSLSAAGVRETRAANETINIAIIGMGGRGGEHLKQFSSLESVNIAAVVDPDEARTGNALKNAPNAKAYTDLRKMLEDPNIDAVTIAACNHWHCLAAIWAMEAGKDVYVEKPLSHSQWEGRQVVNAARKYNRIVQIGTQQRSSPIQEEAKRFLHEEQGLGKIQCVQVCRYGVRSSIGKRSKPLPIPEGVDYDLWLGPAQDEELYRNKFHYDWHWDWNTGSGEMGNWGVHVLDDVRNVVFQDSVKLPSQIMAGGGRVVWNDAGDTPNVHFAYFDTGEIPTYIGLSNLPAEPGDKKGLNYRGTTSGYVVQCEGGRYNGRRGGGDAYDKNGKKIREFRGSSGTSHALNFIEAVRKGDNSDLKAEVSVGHDSTGWCNLANIGFRCGEDFNSEVIQDVTLPNDAARKVWDDLLTQMEQHLGAHGYKMSDSEIRLSPMLAHNPETERFTGDHAEKANSFLKRKYRKGFEVPEIS; from the coding sequence ATGTGTGCATTGGATCGTCGACAGTTTCTCAAGGGCAGCCTCGCTGCGGGGGCATTTGTTTCGCTGTCAGCAGCTGGCGTACGGGAAACACGAGCCGCCAATGAAACGATCAACATCGCCATCATCGGGATGGGGGGACGTGGCGGGGAACATCTCAAGCAGTTCAGCTCGCTGGAAAGCGTCAACATCGCCGCAGTCGTCGACCCCGATGAAGCCCGCACCGGCAATGCTCTGAAGAATGCTCCCAACGCCAAAGCCTACACCGATCTGCGGAAGATGCTCGAAGATCCGAACATCGATGCCGTGACGATCGCCGCCTGTAACCACTGGCATTGCCTGGCCGCCATCTGGGCTATGGAAGCCGGCAAGGATGTCTATGTCGAAAAACCGCTGTCGCACAGTCAGTGGGAAGGTCGGCAGGTCGTCAATGCGGCTCGGAAGTACAACCGCATCGTGCAGATCGGAACGCAGCAGCGGTCCTCGCCGATCCAGGAAGAAGCCAAACGGTTCCTGCACGAAGAACAGGGACTCGGCAAGATTCAGTGCGTGCAGGTCTGCCGCTACGGCGTCCGTTCTTCCATCGGCAAACGCTCCAAGCCGCTGCCGATTCCTGAAGGCGTCGATTACGATCTCTGGCTCGGACCTGCTCAGGATGAAGAGCTCTATCGCAACAAATTCCACTACGACTGGCACTGGGACTGGAACACCGGCTCCGGTGAGATGGGCAACTGGGGCGTCCACGTACTCGACGACGTCCGCAACGTCGTTTTCCAGGATTCCGTCAAGCTGCCGAGCCAGATCATGGCCGGCGGCGGCCGCGTGGTCTGGAACGATGCCGGCGATACGCCGAACGTTCACTTCGCTTACTTCGACACCGGCGAGATTCCGACCTATATCGGCCTGAGCAACCTGCCCGCCGAACCGGGCGACAAAAAGGGACTCAACTACCGTGGAACAACCAGCGGTTACGTCGTGCAGTGCGAAGGCGGCCGCTACAACGGACGTCGCGGCGGTGGCGATGCCTACGACAAGAACGGCAAGAAGATCCGCGAATTCCGTGGCTCCTCGGGAACGTCACATGCACTCAACTTCATCGAAGCTGTCCGCAAGGGCGACAACTCCGATTTGAAAGCCGAGGTTTCTGTCGGCCACGATTCGACCGGCTGGTGCAATCTGGCCAACATCGGCTTCCGTTGTGGAGAGGACTTCAACTCCGAAGTCATTCAGGACGTCACCCTGCCGAACGATGCCGCCCGCAAGGTCTGGGACGATCTGCTCACTCAGATGGAACAGCACCTCGGCGCTCACGGCTACAAAATGAGCGACTCCGAAATCCGTCTGAGCCCGATGCTCGCGCACAACCCCGAAACGGAACGCTTCACCGGCGACCACGCCGAGAAGGCCAACTCGTTCCTGAAACGCAAGTACCGCAAAGGATTCGAAGTCCCCGAGATTTCGTAA
- a CDS encoding TAXI family TRAP transporter solute-binding subunit translates to MKHSPDSPSDSADKKPGFFEEAERSSRDAFAIWGPVALLSLTGFIVAWMFVEPAPPGYIKIATGSKSGAYYETAQKYAEIFEQEGIDVEIIETAGTVENYELLLEDNDVHLAIVQGGSKPATLSGRSVEAIASLYFEPLWIFTSAETSASSLNDLAGKRVNIGPPGSGTEALMVRLLASNGLVDPVSGNPIDGKITISREPNARALEQLKGGQLDGLCMVTSPTSPLLQQMFAMPEIKLMPFRRNETYRLLFPALSAITLQEGIVNLKENRPETAVPLLAPVANLICTSELHDAFIPVLCKAANQVHAEGNLLVPPGEFPSLDYIEYEAHPAAVDFFESGPSFLNRYLPFWIASFLNRTKILLVPLLTLAIPLIKLAPPIYRWQIRSRIYRWYGTLRKIDQEQLRSNDPADKERLLKALDRISTELSEVNVPLSYMEEFYNLHMHIELVRGRIKGWELGTEEDKDENESDEGQG, encoded by the coding sequence ATGAAGCATTCGCCAGACTCGCCCTCCGACTCCGCAGATAAGAAACCTGGCTTCTTTGAAGAAGCCGAACGTTCAAGCCGGGATGCCTTTGCGATTTGGGGGCCGGTCGCGCTGCTGTCGCTGACGGGCTTCATCGTGGCCTGGATGTTCGTGGAGCCCGCTCCTCCCGGATACATCAAGATCGCCACCGGATCGAAATCAGGCGCTTATTACGAGACCGCCCAGAAGTACGCCGAGATCTTCGAGCAGGAAGGGATCGACGTTGAGATCATCGAGACGGCGGGCACGGTGGAGAACTACGAGCTTCTGCTCGAAGACAACGATGTCCATCTCGCGATCGTGCAGGGCGGATCAAAGCCGGCCACACTCTCCGGACGAAGCGTTGAAGCCATCGCCAGTCTGTACTTTGAACCGCTTTGGATTTTTACCAGTGCGGAAACAAGCGCTTCGAGCTTGAACGACCTGGCTGGAAAGCGGGTCAACATCGGCCCTCCCGGCAGTGGAACCGAAGCGTTGATGGTTCGCCTTCTCGCCTCGAACGGCCTGGTCGATCCTGTCAGCGGCAATCCCATTGACGGAAAGATCACGATCTCACGCGAGCCCAACGCCAGGGCTCTGGAACAGTTGAAAGGGGGCCAGCTCGATGGCCTTTGCATGGTCACCTCGCCCACCAGTCCCCTGCTCCAGCAGATGTTCGCGATGCCCGAGATCAAACTGATGCCGTTCCGCAGGAATGAAACCTATCGCCTGCTGTTCCCGGCTCTCTCAGCGATCACGCTGCAGGAAGGAATCGTCAACCTGAAAGAGAACCGGCCGGAAACAGCCGTTCCTCTGCTGGCTCCGGTCGCCAACCTGATCTGCACGTCCGAACTGCACGACGCCTTCATCCCGGTTCTCTGCAAAGCCGCCAATCAGGTCCATGCCGAAGGCAATCTGCTGGTGCCGCCCGGCGAGTTTCCCTCTCTCGATTACATCGAATACGAAGCTCACCCGGCTGCGGTCGATTTCTTCGAATCGGGTCCCTCGTTCCTGAACCGCTATCTGCCCTTCTGGATCGCCTCGTTTCTGAATCGCACGAAGATTCTGCTCGTTCCATTACTCACCCTGGCGATTCCGCTGATCAAACTCGCCCCGCCCATCTACCGCTGGCAGATTCGCTCGCGGATTTACCGCTGGTATGGCACCCTGCGAAAGATCGATCAGGAACAACTCCGTTCGAACGATCCGGCGGACAAAGAACGTTTACTCAAAGCCCTGGATCGGATCTCAACCGAACTCAGCGAAGTCAACGTTCCTCTTTCGTACATGGAAGAGTTCTACAACCTGCACATGCACATCGAACTGGTCCGCGGCCGCATCAAAGGCTGGGAACTGGGCACCGAGGAGGATAAGGACGAGAACGAGTCAGACGAGGGACAAGGCTGA
- the priA gene encoding replication restart helicase PriA, with protein MSRQQNLFEDAAELKWQQASRDDQLFAAVVFNRPMETAYHYLVPTGLREMIQPGQRVQVPLGRGDRPTNGFCVELTHGLPGEIKKPRRFKEVLAVLDREPLADRKMLALTKWIGEYYLCSWGQVLHAVIPAAVKNSAGTRQIKLIQIAPEMVDQLEELQLSKKQKGVIAALQEAGVPLPVDQLAEAAGCGVSPINTLLKKDVLEALRETRMHFEPALRPVEREKDLNLSFQQQAALTAIMKAIDQRKAAPRSAAEGTEEVKSVDLFGGNKTFLLHGVTGSGKTEVYIRAIRHAVDFGRQAIVLVPEISLTPQTIRRFRRRFDSVAVLHSHLSDSERHWHWQQIAAGKVQVVVGARSAIFAPTPRLGLIVIDEEHETTFKQETNPRYHAREVARKRAEMEGIPLVLGSATPMLESWWNAKNRSYHLVSMPERIEKLPMPPVVTVDTVNDPLIRRGHNIGRALKNAIDQALKNDGQIILFFNLRGFTPVLWCRACGEKLSCPHCATSLTWHKDKRLCLCHTCDFSAPMPSHCPKCKKPGMRHFGSGTQRLEEEVRDKFPGVAVLRMDSDSMRKPGSHDEALERFRHGEVSILLGTQMIAKGLDFPNVTLVGVVDADTALHQVDFRASERTFQLISQVAGRTGRSSRGGRVLVQTMQPDAEAIRFAAGHDYVGFAQRELGHREVRRMPPQTALLRIILRGKHEEPLEAASLVMGDILRDYSKELPDSYRFLGPAPAPLARHKDYFRYHLLITAPSHEAHRTLLKGCREKIDKIPDIEYALDVDPLQMR; from the coding sequence GTGAGCCGCCAACAGAATCTGTTTGAAGATGCTGCCGAACTGAAATGGCAGCAGGCCAGTCGCGACGACCAGCTGTTCGCGGCTGTGGTCTTCAATCGTCCTATGGAGACAGCTTACCACTATCTGGTTCCGACCGGACTGCGGGAAATGATCCAGCCCGGACAGCGTGTTCAGGTTCCGCTGGGACGTGGCGATCGTCCGACGAATGGCTTCTGCGTGGAACTGACCCACGGACTTCCGGGAGAGATCAAGAAGCCGCGGAGATTCAAAGAGGTTCTGGCCGTCCTCGATCGCGAACCGCTAGCAGATCGGAAGATGCTCGCGCTCACGAAGTGGATTGGCGAGTACTACCTCTGCTCCTGGGGGCAGGTGCTGCACGCCGTCATTCCCGCTGCCGTCAAGAACAGTGCGGGAACCCGGCAGATCAAGCTGATCCAGATCGCCCCGGAGATGGTCGATCAACTCGAAGAGCTGCAGCTGTCTAAAAAGCAAAAGGGAGTGATCGCCGCGTTGCAGGAAGCGGGCGTGCCGCTGCCGGTCGATCAACTGGCCGAAGCCGCCGGCTGCGGAGTATCGCCGATTAATACGCTGCTCAAGAAAGATGTCCTCGAAGCGCTTCGTGAAACGCGAATGCACTTCGAGCCGGCCCTTCGTCCGGTGGAACGGGAGAAGGATCTCAACCTGTCGTTTCAGCAGCAGGCGGCTCTCACGGCGATCATGAAAGCGATTGACCAGCGGAAGGCGGCTCCGCGATCGGCAGCCGAGGGGACCGAGGAGGTGAAGTCGGTCGATCTGTTCGGCGGCAACAAAACATTCCTGCTGCACGGCGTGACCGGGTCCGGCAAGACCGAAGTCTACATTCGTGCGATCCGGCACGCGGTCGATTTCGGTCGGCAGGCCATCGTGCTCGTTCCGGAAATCAGCCTGACGCCGCAGACGATTCGCCGCTTCCGCCGCCGATTCGATTCCGTTGCCGTGCTGCACAGTCATCTGAGTGACAGTGAACGACACTGGCACTGGCAACAGATTGCAGCCGGCAAAGTGCAGGTCGTGGTCGGGGCCCGCAGTGCGATCTTCGCCCCGACGCCTCGACTCGGGTTGATCGTCATCGACGAAGAACACGAAACGACCTTCAAGCAGGAAACCAATCCTCGGTATCACGCCCGGGAAGTGGCCCGCAAACGGGCGGAGATGGAAGGCATTCCCCTCGTCCTCGGCTCGGCCACGCCGATGCTCGAAAGCTGGTGGAACGCGAAGAATCGCAGTTACCACCTCGTCAGCATGCCGGAGCGAATCGAGAAGTTGCCGATGCCGCCGGTCGTCACGGTCGATACCGTCAACGATCCACTCATCCGGCGTGGACACAACATCGGACGGGCGCTCAAGAACGCGATCGATCAGGCTCTGAAGAACGACGGGCAGATCATTCTCTTCTTCAACCTCCGCGGATTTACCCCCGTGCTCTGGTGCCGAGCCTGTGGCGAGAAACTGAGTTGTCCGCATTGTGCGACCAGCCTGACCTGGCACAAGGACAAGAGGCTTTGTCTGTGTCACACCTGCGACTTCTCAGCGCCCATGCCATCGCACTGCCCGAAGTGCAAGAAACCCGGCATGCGGCATTTCGGCTCCGGGACACAGCGGCTCGAGGAAGAGGTCCGTGACAAATTTCCCGGCGTGGCCGTCCTGCGAATGGACAGCGATTCAATGCGGAAGCCGGGCAGCCACGACGAAGCTCTGGAGCGATTCCGTCACGGCGAGGTCTCCATCCTGCTGGGGACACAGATGATCGCCAAGGGGCTCGACTTCCCGAATGTCACGCTGGTTGGCGTTGTCGATGCAGACACCGCGCTGCATCAGGTCGATTTCCGAGCTTCCGAACGCACGTTTCAGCTGATCTCTCAGGTCGCGGGACGAACAGGCCGCAGTTCCCGCGGCGGCCGAGTGCTGGTGCAGACAATGCAGCCTGACGCTGAAGCGATCCGCTTTGCCGCCGGTCACGATTACGTTGGTTTCGCTCAACGAGAGTTGGGGCACCGGGAAGTACGCCGCATGCCGCCGCAGACCGCTCTGTTGCGAATCATCCTGCGAGGCAAGCATGAAGAGCCGCTAGAGGCGGCGTCTCTGGTGATGGGCGATATTCTTCGCGATTACTCGAAAGAACTTCCCGACTCGTACCGCTTCCTTGGTCCCGCTCCCGCCCCGCTGGCCCGACACAAGGATTACTTCCGCTATCATCTGCTGATCACGGCGCCTTCACATGAAGCTCACCGCACCCTGCTGAAAGGCTGCCGCGAAAAGATCGACAAGATCCCTGACATCGAATACGCCCTGGATGTCGATCCCCTGCAGATGCGGTAA
- a CDS encoding Hsp20/alpha crystallin family protein, translating to MSRQTGTEPNNARFTQAVDRFRTELDRMVDMAWNRGEEIWGQFRNTQDANCDWIPAIDVVETADTVVLLMNLPGLASQDVELTLVGNTLQVVANLNSLPLQSGDHVVRRERPTGHVQRTVTLPCSVESDSAVAHAERGVFKVEMQKMADNRVRKVPIEEHDVPVTGSMS from the coding sequence ATGAGCCGTCAGACTGGAACCGAACCGAACAACGCCCGCTTTACTCAAGCCGTGGACCGCTTCCGCACGGAACTCGATCGCATGGTTGATATGGCCTGGAATCGCGGCGAAGAAATCTGGGGACAATTCCGCAACACTCAGGACGCCAACTGCGACTGGATCCCCGCCATCGATGTGGTCGAGACGGCCGATACGGTCGTTCTGCTGATGAATCTGCCGGGGCTTGCGTCACAGGATGTCGAACTGACACTTGTCGGTAATACGTTGCAGGTGGTTGCGAATCTGAACTCGCTGCCGCTCCAGTCGGGCGATCATGTCGTTCGTCGCGAACGGCCCACCGGCCATGTGCAGCGAACCGTCACGCTTCCCTGTTCTGTCGAAAGTGACTCGGCAGTCGCTCATGCCGAACGGGGTGTTTTCAAAGTCGAGATGCAGAAGATGGCCGATAATCGGGTTCGTAAGGTGCCCATCGAAGAGCACGATGTTCCCGTGACCGGAAGTATGTCATAA
- a CDS encoding efflux RND transporter permease subunit, whose product MSLPRFSVNNSVLVNMLMLVLLFAGTALAFTLVREMFPETRPDQVTISVIYPAVQPDELEKAVTIKIEEAIRDLEEIEKVDSTVQEGMSTTVATLYNEVDDIDTVREKIDIEISAINNELPDDIESITVRNVEPMLPVLSVSLFGEGSEAELKKAARDLRDELLELPGISDITISGTRDDEISVEIRPLMLLEYDLTFQEVASAIRATNLDVSAGNLKGPRANVNVRTLGEEIEGKELGDIVVKNTPTGKKIYLRDVATIRDEFVDVDIESYFNGKPSVTLIIQKTKSQDAIQIANMVRAYVRGKQQADFDAYGLEAAAKQPWYSRPFAIALAKFSSTVNWIAGRPDPKQIYETSYADPFRHNFEIALHSDLSRFIRGRLDLMTRNGMSGLVLVLLSLILFLNWRVALWAAMGLPISFMGTFLVMWMFGVSINLLSMFGLIIVLGIIVDDAIVIGENIFRHVEEGEESTEAAVRGAEEVMWPVIVAVTTTIAGFAPLLFIKGRIGDFMRELPIVVLAALSVSLIEALVILPAHLRHLKKPKKKGSAERQSSNTGIRKLWHRLEDFQESFMQNVLMKPYEVILRGAMRWRYVTIAGAISLVFMSIGLMAGGIVPFEFIQKMDSETVTADIEMPIGTVIDTTREKLISVSELIADPERFPEVNTVQTTVGSQINLGGTGATGGSQQSHLGQVIVELLEADQREKRGLRSSEELLMEFRKITETLTGVNSVKWEAMSGGPAGKDIEIKVVGEDLGELYAVSEQIKTELASYEGVVDLDDDYDLGKREVQLRLLPSARATGITVSELGNFVRFALYGIEARRITRNREDVKIMVRLPEQFRSEVYNLEMLRIPRPANPVNAVGLSNEGRAFRWVPISEVAELTETRSYTSIHRAQQRRSISIYGDVEQSKNNANAVMTQFQSEVEPVILREHPNVSINYLGTTEEQTKSFSSLLIAIPAAFLLIYMLLAGLFRSYFQPIVVMSAIPFGVLGAIIGHWVTGNPVTFLSCVAFLALSGILVNDSLVLVDFINTRIARGIDAFEANVMGAKLRLRAILLTSLTTAAGLMPLMFETSFQAKFLIPMAVTLTYGLVFATALTLIIVPCLNMIFLDVFWVLGLATHHRAEPGEEIQRTPEKELAGTTV is encoded by the coding sequence ATGTCGCTTCCACGGTTCAGCGTTAACAATTCGGTTCTGGTGAACATGCTGATGCTCGTCCTGCTGTTCGCCGGGACGGCGCTCGCGTTCACGCTCGTGCGGGAAATGTTCCCCGAAACGCGGCCCGATCAGGTCACGATTTCGGTGATCTACCCAGCCGTGCAGCCCGATGAACTCGAAAAAGCGGTCACGATCAAAATCGAAGAGGCGATCCGCGATCTCGAAGAAATCGAGAAGGTCGATTCGACGGTTCAGGAGGGAATGAGTACGACGGTCGCCACGTTGTACAACGAAGTCGACGACATCGATACGGTCCGCGAGAAGATCGATATCGAGATCAGTGCGATCAACAACGAGCTGCCCGACGATATTGAGAGCATCACCGTGCGCAATGTCGAGCCGATGCTGCCGGTACTGTCGGTTTCGCTGTTCGGGGAAGGAAGCGAAGCCGAACTGAAGAAGGCGGCTCGCGATCTGCGCGACGAACTGCTCGAACTGCCGGGGATCAGTGACATCACCATTTCCGGCACCCGGGACGACGAAATCAGCGTCGAGATCCGCCCGCTGATGCTGCTTGAATACGACCTGACCTTTCAGGAAGTCGCCTCCGCTATCCGGGCCACCAATCTCGATGTCTCCGCCGGCAACCTGAAAGGTCCCCGCGCGAATGTGAATGTGCGGACGCTCGGGGAAGAGATCGAGGGAAAAGAGCTGGGCGATATTGTCGTCAAGAACACGCCGACCGGAAAGAAGATCTACCTCCGCGACGTGGCGACAATTCGGGATGAGTTCGTCGATGTCGATATCGAGAGCTACTTCAACGGGAAGCCGTCCGTCACCCTGATCATTCAGAAGACGAAATCGCAGGACGCGATCCAGATCGCCAACATGGTGCGGGCCTACGTTCGCGGCAAGCAGCAGGCCGACTTCGATGCCTACGGACTGGAAGCGGCGGCGAAACAGCCCTGGTACAGCCGGCCGTTCGCGATTGCCCTGGCGAAGTTCTCCAGCACGGTCAACTGGATCGCCGGCCGGCCCGATCCGAAGCAGATCTACGAAACAAGCTACGCCGACCCGTTCCGCCACAACTTCGAAATCGCTCTGCACAGTGATCTGTCGCGATTCATCCGCGGGCGTCTAGACCTGATGACCCGCAACGGGATGTCGGGGCTAGTGCTCGTGCTCCTCTCGCTGATTCTGTTCCTCAACTGGCGGGTCGCTCTGTGGGCCGCGATGGGACTGCCGATCTCGTTCATGGGCACCTTTCTGGTGATGTGGATGTTCGGCGTCTCGATCAATCTGCTGTCGATGTTCGGGCTGATCATCGTGCTGGGGATTATCGTCGACGATGCCATCGTGATCGGCGAGAACATCTTTCGGCACGTCGAAGAAGGCGAGGAATCGACCGAAGCCGCCGTCCGTGGAGCCGAGGAGGTGATGTGGCCGGTGATTGTCGCGGTGACAACCACCATCGCCGGGTTCGCTCCACTGCTGTTCATCAAGGGCCGCATCGGCGACTTCATGCGGGAACTGCCGATCGTCGTCCTCGCGGCTCTCTCCGTCTCGCTCATCGAAGCCCTGGTGATCCTCCCCGCTCACCTGCGACATCTGAAGAAACCGAAAAAGAAAGGCTCCGCCGAACGCCAGTCCAGCAACACCGGCATCCGCAAACTCTGGCACAGGCTGGAAGATTTCCAGGAATCGTTCATGCAGAACGTCCTGATGAAACCGTACGAGGTCATCCTTCGAGGAGCCATGCGGTGGCGCTATGTGACGATCGCCGGAGCGATTTCGCTGGTGTTCATGTCTATTGGACTGATGGCCGGCGGCATCGTTCCCTTTGAATTTATACAAAAAATGGATAGTGAAACCGTCACGGCTGATATCGAAATGCCGATCGGAACCGTGATTGATACGACGAGAGAGAAATTGATCTCCGTTTCTGAATTGATTGCTGATCCCGAACGCTTTCCCGAAGTGAACACGGTCCAGACGACAGTCGGTTCACAGATCAACCTTGGTGGAACCGGTGCAACAGGCGGAAGCCAGCAATCTCATCTCGGTCAGGTGATTGTCGAACTTTTGGAAGCTGATCAACGAGAAAAGCGAGGACTCCGCTCAAGCGAAGAATTGTTGATGGAGTTTCGGAAGATCACGGAAACGTTGACCGGTGTGAATTCTGTGAAATGGGAAGCCATGAGCGGAGGCCCAGCCGGAAAAGATATCGAGATCAAGGTTGTGGGCGAAGATCTTGGAGAGCTCTATGCAGTCTCCGAACAGATTAAAACCGAGCTGGCTTCCTATGAAGGCGTTGTGGACCTCGACGACGATTACGATCTTGGGAAGCGCGAAGTGCAATTGCGGCTACTTCCTTCAGCAAGGGCTACTGGAATCACCGTGAGCGAGCTCGGCAACTTTGTGCGATTCGCCCTGTATGGAATCGAAGCGAGACGCATTACGCGGAATCGGGAAGATGTCAAAATCATGGTTCGGTTGCCCGAGCAATTCCGATCCGAAGTCTACAACCTTGAGATGCTGCGAATCCCACGGCCCGCCAATCCGGTCAATGCAGTCGGACTAAGTAATGAAGGAAGAGCGTTTCGCTGGGTTCCAATTTCGGAAGTTGCAGAGCTCACCGAAACTCGGAGCTACACCAGCATTCATCGAGCACAACAGCGACGCTCGATTTCAATCTATGGAGACGTTGAACAGTCGAAGAACAATGCCAACGCGGTTATGACCCAGTTCCAATCGGAAGTCGAACCGGTCATTCTTCGCGAACATCCCAACGTTTCGATCAACTATTTAGGTACGACTGAAGAACAGACAAAATCATTCAGCAGCCTCCTGATCGCAATCCCGGCAGCATTTCTTCTGATCTACATGCTGTTGGCCGGCCTGTTTCGGTCGTATTTTCAACCAATTGTCGTCATGTCGGCGATTCCGTTCGGGGTGCTGGGAGCCATCATCGGCCACTGGGTCACTGGGAATCCAGTGACGTTTTTAAGCTGTGTCGCATTCCTCGCCCTCTCTGGGATTCTTGTGAACGATTCGCTGGTGCTGGTCGACTTCATTAACACCCGCATTGCCCGCGGGATCGATGCCTTTGAAGCGAACGTGATGGGGGCCAAGCTCCGTCTGCGGGCCATTCTGTTGACCTCGCTCACCACAGCAGCCGGGTTGATGCCGCTGATGTTCGAGACCAGCTTCCAGGCGAAGTTTCTGATTCCCATGGCGGTCACGCTGACTTACGGTCTCGTTTTCGCCACGGCTCTCACGCTGATCATCGTCCCCTGTCTCAACATGATCTTCCTCGACGTCTTCTGGGTCCTCGGCCTGGCCACCCACCACCGAGCCGAACCGGGGGAAGAGATTCAACGCACCCCCGAAAAAGAACTCGCCGGAACCACGGTGTGA
- a CDS encoding MBL fold metallo-hydrolase: MDDLPADDDTTELEPVVNNLPLRAVTHGGLTVEGYSRAAVQTYWRIPELKIGFDLGGSPWSFMGTPTYFLSHAHLDHMAALPAFVARRRMMKMSPPTIYLPEPVKADTERLLRAWQRLDRGRMVCDLVGVNPGDEFELSREHVVTVVETKHTVPSVGYIIWDRRRKLKPEFQGLPGDQIRDLRLGGEEVTHEVRIPLIAYLGDTAPPGLDSCDDIYRAKILITEMTFFRPEHRKAKIHKFGHTHLDDILERADRFQNERIILAHFSTRYHTSHLKRAVLKKLPESLKERVILWS; encoded by the coding sequence ATGGATGACCTACCGGCAGACGACGACACGACGGAACTGGAACCAGTCGTCAATAATCTTCCCCTCCGAGCGGTCACTCACGGCGGTCTCACGGTTGAAGGCTATTCGCGGGCGGCTGTGCAGACGTACTGGCGAATCCCCGAACTGAAGATCGGTTTCGATCTCGGCGGCAGCCCGTGGTCCTTCATGGGGACGCCGACTTACTTCCTGTCGCACGCCCATCTCGATCACATGGCCGCTCTCCCGGCCTTCGTGGCCCGCCGGCGGATGATGAAGATGTCGCCGCCGACGATTTATCTGCCCGAGCCGGTCAAAGCTGACACCGAACGTCTGCTCCGCGCCTGGCAGAGGCTCGATCGGGGCCGCATGGTCTGCGATCTCGTCGGCGTGAATCCGGGCGATGAATTCGAACTCTCCCGCGAGCATGTCGTCACGGTTGTCGAAACCAAACATACGGTGCCTTCGGTCGGTTACATCATCTGGGACCGACGGCGGAAACTGAAGCCGGAGTTTCAGGGACTGCCCGGCGATCAGATTCGTGACCTGCGACTCGGCGGGGAAGAAGTCACGCACGAGGTAAGGATCCCGCTGATCGCCTACCTCGGCGACACCGCTCCTCCGGGACTCGACAGTTGCGACGACATCTATCGGGCGAAGATTCTGATTACCGAGATGACGTTCTTCCGCCCGGAACATCGCAAAGCCAAGATCCACAAATTCGGTCACACGCATCTGGACGATATCCTCGAGCGAGCCGACCGTTTTCAGAACGAGCGGATCATTCTCGCTCACTTCAGCACGCGGTATCACACGTCGCATCTTAAACGAGCCGTGCTGAAGAAGCTGCCGGAGTCGCTGAAAGAGCGCGTGATTCTGTGGTCCTGA